A region from the Triticum urartu cultivar G1812 chromosome 1, Tu2.1, whole genome shotgun sequence genome encodes:
- the LOC125510967 gene encoding 3-hydroxyisobutyryl-CoA hydrolase 1-like produces MASPATGDSDQVLVEANGSTRTLVLNRPKQLNALSSAMVTGLLKCFTSYEEENTVKLLIVKGKGRAFCAGGDVAEVAQSINNDTWKYGADFFHTEFLLNYIIATYSKPQVSLLTGIVMGGGAGVSIHGRFRVATGNTVFAMPETALGLFPDIGASYFLSRLPGFYGEYVGLTGARLDGAEMLACGLATHFVPLNRMPLLEESLKKVDTSDPFAICGIIDQFSQQPSVKGSSAMNRMEIINRCFSKRTVEEIISALEQEAPSVADKLVTAAIQSLRKASPTSLKISLASIREGRLQTVGECLRREYRMVCHVMRGDFSRDFFEGCRAILVDKDRNPKWMPRTLDQVHDGVVAKYFSKVDDPQWEDLNLPTRSSHGRRIVPKL; encoded by the exons ATGGCCTCGCCGGCGACCGGCGATTCCGATCAG GTACTGGTGGAAGCAAATGGCTCTACACGGACATTGGTTTTGAATAGGCCAAAGCAGTTAAATGCTCTCTCCTCTGCAATG GTTACAGGACTTCTGAAATGTTTCACTTCTTATGAGGAAGAAAACACAGTTAAACTGTTGATTGTCAAG GGGAAAGGAAGAGCATTTTGTGCTGGAGGTGATGTTGCTGAAGTCGCCCAATCTATAAATAATG ATACCTGGAAATATGGTGCTGATTTTTTCCATACTGAATTTTTGTTAAACTATATCATTGCAACTTATAGCAAACCACAG GTTTCTCTACTTACTGGAATTGTCATGGGTGGAGGTGCTGGTGTTTCTATACATGGAAGGTTTCGGGTTGCCACAGGGAACACG GTTTTTGCAATGCCAGAAACAGCACTGGGACTCTTTCCAGATATAGGGGCTTCTTATTTTCTTTCTAGACTACCTGGGTTCTATG GAGAGTATGTTGGCCTTACTGGTGCAAGATTGGATGGTGCAGAAATGCTTGCATGTGGCCTGGCAACTCATTTTGTCCCTTTGAAC AGGATGCCACTGCTTGAAGAATCACTTAAAAAGGTGGATACTTCTGATCCATTTGCTATATGTGGAATTATTGATCAATTTTCACAACAGCCATCTGTGAAAGGAAGTAGTGCTATGAATAG GATGGAAATCATCAACAGATGCTTCTCCAAAAGAACAGTCGAAGAAATCATATCCGCTCTT GAACAAGAAGCTCCAAGTGTGGCCGATAAATTGGTTACTGCTGCAATCCAGTCATTGCGGAAGGCTTCTCCTACTAGTCTGAAAATCTCTCTCGCATCG ATAAGAGAAGGGAGACTGCAAACTGTTGGTGAGTGCTTGCGCCGAGAATATAGAATGGTTTGCCATGTGATGCGCGGTGACTTCAGCAGAGATTTCTTTGAG GGATGCAGGGCGATACTTGTAGATAAAGATCGAAACCCAAAG TGGATGCCGCGAACTCTGGATCAAGTGCATGATGGGGTAGTTGCAAAATATTTCTCCAAGGTCGACGATCCACAGTGGGAAGATTTGAACCTACCAACTAGGTCTTCCCATGGAAGAAGAATTGTTCCCAAGCTCTGA